Proteins from a single region of Aureibacter tunicatorum:
- a CDS encoding YifB family Mg chelatase-like AAA ATPase, translated as MLSKTYGAAVFGVNAMTITIETSVGQGAKFFMVGLPDNAVKESQQRVESAIKHNGFFMPRNKIVVNLAPADIRKEGSSYDLPIALAILKASSQITASELEDYLIMGELALDGTLRPIKGALPIAIEARKKGFKGFIVPMENAREAAIVNNLEVIGVENLSDAISHLNGIKTIAPLPCDTRDIFNSEVEETDLDFGDVKGQENIKRALEIAAAGGHNVIMIGPPGAGKTMLAKRLPSILPPLTLHEALETTKIHSVAGKLSSESNLISKRPFRSPHHTVSDVALVGGGSIPQPGEISLAHNGVLFLDELTEFKRNTLEVMRQPLENREVTISRAKISVDFPANFMLIASMNPTPYGFQAGKDGDDSFWSPETIQKAMSRISGPLLDRIDMHMEVSPVSFDEMTSNRSSESSATIRERVIQARNMQNSRFEEIKGIHCNAMMPSHLIKKYCEIDQSSKLLLKTAMNKLGFSARAYDRILKLSRTIADLSGSESIKMEHIAEAVQYRTLDRESANI; from the coding sequence ATGCTATCAAAAACTTACGGAGCCGCAGTATTTGGCGTAAATGCCATGACAATCACTATTGAAACCAGTGTTGGACAAGGAGCTAAATTCTTCATGGTTGGCTTGCCTGACAATGCGGTAAAAGAAAGCCAGCAAAGAGTGGAGTCCGCTATCAAGCATAATGGATTTTTTATGCCCCGTAATAAAATTGTAGTCAATCTAGCACCAGCTGATATACGCAAAGAAGGCTCTTCATACGACCTTCCAATTGCCTTAGCGATATTGAAAGCTTCCAGCCAGATCACCGCTTCTGAACTGGAAGATTATCTTATAATGGGAGAATTAGCCTTGGACGGAACATTAAGGCCTATCAAAGGAGCTTTGCCGATTGCAATTGAAGCCAGAAAAAAAGGATTCAAAGGATTCATTGTTCCGATGGAAAATGCTCGCGAAGCCGCTATCGTTAATAATTTGGAAGTCATTGGCGTTGAAAATCTCTCCGACGCCATCAGCCACCTTAATGGCATAAAAACAATTGCTCCCCTTCCTTGTGACACAAGAGATATTTTCAACAGCGAAGTCGAAGAAACGGATTTGGACTTTGGGGATGTAAAAGGGCAGGAAAACATCAAAAGAGCTCTTGAAATTGCAGCCGCAGGTGGACATAATGTCATTATGATAGGTCCTCCAGGTGCGGGCAAAACGATGTTAGCGAAAAGACTCCCAAGCATATTGCCACCACTTACTTTGCATGAAGCCCTTGAAACCACAAAAATCCACTCAGTTGCAGGAAAATTAAGTAGCGAATCAAATCTTATTTCCAAAAGGCCTTTCCGATCACCTCATCATACAGTCAGTGATGTTGCTTTAGTTGGAGGCGGCAGTATTCCCCAACCAGGAGAAATCTCGCTTGCCCATAATGGAGTTCTTTTTTTGGATGAATTAACGGAGTTCAAGAGAAATACTTTAGAGGTAATGCGTCAACCACTTGAAAATAGAGAAGTAACTATTTCAAGAGCTAAGATATCAGTGGACTTCCCTGCGAACTTTATGCTTATCGCCAGCATGAACCCAACCCCCTATGGTTTTCAAGCAGGAAAAGATGGCGATGATTCCTTTTGGAGTCCTGAAACTATCCAAAAAGCAATGTCAAGAATTTCTGGTCCACTCTTGGATCGCATAGATATGCATATGGAAGTTTCTCCAGTTTCATTTGACGAGATGACTTCCAATAGAAGTTCTGAATCAAGTGCCACAATAAGAGAAAGGGTAATACAAGCCCGAAATATGCAAAATAGTCGTTTTGAGGAAATAAAAGGCATTCACTGCAATGCAATGATGCCCTCTCATTTAATAAAAAAATATTGCGAAATAGATCAATCAAGCAAGCTTCTTCTTAAAACAGCTATGAACAAATTAGGCTTCTCCGCAAGAGCATACGATAGAATCCTTAAACTTTCAAGAACTATCGCTGACTTGTCTGGCTCTGAATCTATTAAAATGGAGCATATTGCTGAAGCCGTCCAATACAGAACATTGGACAGGGAAAGTGCTAATATTTAG